The Corynebacterium suranareeae genome window below encodes:
- the fepB gene encoding Fe2+-enterobactin ABC transporter substrate-binding protein, which yields MAIVRSRFNKVFSLFSAGILVFGLAACSGNAAENESEAETAASSSDSTEWPRTIDTDDGELTLDAQPQRIVSTSTTLTGSLLAIDAPVIASAYTGANNPGLTDQYGYFSQWTQAAEEADVEPLWSNAEPQIERAAALEPDLIVVSKNGGDSRFEMVDQLKTIAPVLVLDYSGADWQDITKTLGEATGKEAEAEEVIQEFDNRLEEVKEAITIPADKTVSPFIIFGGGSGVAALTHEAPHTRILEQIGFDVTDIPEDLKGDTSMGANRPDIVSLAFENATRGLPGDIWIIVGATPDNVETFENTPILSESQQNKDGNVHFMPGETFRLDYYSAMMMLDSIEESFA from the coding sequence ATGGCCATTGTCAGGTCGCGTTTTAATAAAGTCTTCTCCCTCTTTTCTGCCGGCATCCTCGTTTTTGGTTTGGCAGCGTGCAGCGGGAATGCCGCCGAAAATGAGTCTGAGGCGGAAACTGCTGCAAGTAGTTCTGACTCCACAGAATGGCCGCGCACCATTGACACCGATGATGGTGAGCTCACGCTCGATGCGCAGCCTCAGCGTATTGTTTCCACGTCTACAACACTGACTGGTTCTTTGTTGGCTATCGACGCCCCAGTAATTGCCAGCGCCTACACCGGAGCAAACAATCCAGGACTGACTGACCAGTACGGTTACTTCAGCCAATGGACGCAAGCTGCGGAAGAAGCTGATGTGGAACCACTGTGGTCAAATGCAGAACCACAAATTGAGCGCGCTGCAGCCCTGGAACCTGACCTGATCGTCGTATCCAAAAACGGTGGCGATTCACGCTTTGAGATGGTTGACCAGCTAAAAACCATCGCCCCAGTTTTGGTACTGGACTACTCCGGTGCGGATTGGCAAGACATCACCAAAACACTAGGTGAAGCTACCGGTAAAGAAGCTGAAGCGGAAGAAGTTATCCAAGAGTTTGATAACAGGCTCGAAGAAGTCAAAGAAGCCATCACCATTCCAGCTGATAAAACAGTTTCCCCATTCATTATCTTTGGTGGTGGAAGTGGTGTCGCTGCGCTAACCCATGAAGCACCACACACCAGGATCCTGGAACAAATCGGATTTGATGTCACTGACATTCCAGAAGACCTCAAGGGTGATACTTCCATGGGAGCAAACCGTCCAGACATTGTCAGCCTTGCTTTTGAAAATGCCACCCGAGGCCTGCCCGGCGATATTTGGATCATTGTTGGCGCTACCCCAGACAACGTTGAAACATTTGAAAACACCCCAATCTTGTCGGAATCGCAGCAAAACAAGGATGGAAACGTGCACTTTATGCCAGGTGAAACCTTCCGACTGGATTACTACTCCGCGATGATGATGCTTGATTCCATCGAAGAATCCTTCGCCTAA
- a CDS encoding SDR family oxidoreductase, which produces MNISENTPGLGLTELPQPAGQVLVVGDGGLIGSYAARQYAQAGWPVHGISRRTLPDVEWTHHSADLLDTQALTKLISSTEGLKGTTHLVFAAYVEKATDVELIEANDALLISVLNGMRDAGTPLKHVTIYQGGKAYGHHLGFFNTPAKESDPRLIGPHFYATQEDILRERAQQDGFSFTALRPEGVTGYATGNPMNLLLVIGVYAAISKELGLPMRFPGTRAAYEVLYQTTDAELLARATMWAGSAESARNEIFNVNNGDQFRWSQLWPRFAAHFGMEYAPSQQMSLAETMPQLAHVWERLVKRHGLVDTPFEKLVGWGVGDFLFHHEADNITSTVKVRQAGFADVLDTETRLLQLFDRLVENKVLPPFK; this is translated from the coding sequence ATGAACATCAGTGAAAATACCCCTGGACTAGGACTAACTGAACTTCCTCAGCCAGCAGGTCAAGTACTTGTTGTAGGTGATGGCGGCTTGATCGGTAGCTATGCAGCCCGTCAATATGCCCAAGCTGGGTGGCCAGTTCACGGAATTAGTCGACGCACGCTTCCTGACGTTGAATGGACTCACCATAGCGCTGACCTGCTTGATACTCAGGCATTGACCAAGCTAATTTCTTCAACCGAAGGTCTTAAAGGCACCACCCATTTGGTGTTTGCAGCCTATGTGGAAAAGGCTACGGATGTTGAATTAATCGAGGCAAACGATGCCCTTTTGATCAGCGTGCTCAACGGTATGCGCGATGCCGGTACACCATTGAAGCATGTCACCATCTACCAAGGTGGAAAGGCATACGGGCATCACTTAGGTTTCTTTAACACCCCAGCTAAAGAAAGCGATCCTCGTTTGATCGGGCCGCACTTTTACGCCACTCAGGAAGATATTCTTCGTGAACGTGCGCAGCAAGATGGCTTTAGCTTTACTGCGCTACGGCCAGAAGGTGTCACTGGCTATGCCACGGGAAATCCCATGAACCTTTTGTTGGTCATTGGTGTTTATGCAGCGATCTCTAAAGAGCTTGGTCTACCGATGCGTTTTCCTGGCACACGCGCAGCTTATGAAGTGTTGTACCAAACCACCGATGCAGAGCTACTAGCTCGGGCAACCATGTGGGCTGGTTCGGCGGAATCGGCACGAAATGAAATTTTCAACGTCAACAATGGTGACCAGTTCCGCTGGTCGCAATTGTGGCCTCGGTTCGCTGCACACTTTGGAATGGAATACGCACCATCACAACAAATGAGCCTTGCTGAGACAATGCCGCAGCTTGCTCACGTGTGGGAACGTTTGGTTAAGCGTCACGGATTGGTTGATACCCCATTTGAAAAACTCGTTGGATGGGGTGTGGGTGATTTCCTCTTCCACCACGAGGCAGACAACATCACCTCTACGGTTAAAGTTCGACAAGCTGGATTTGCCGATGTCCTAGATACTGAGACCCGTCTGCTTCAGCTTTTTGATCGCCTGGTTGAAAACAAGGTTCTCCCTCCTTTTAAATAA
- a CDS encoding aldo/keto reductase — translation MSLPALSVPLVLGGNTFGWTSDQETSFAVLDAFVAAGGTYIDTADLYASWAGDGTGGDSEKVLGEWFKARGNRDKVVLATKMGGLAPYNNQQHDTVVAALEESLKRLQTDYIDIYYSHYDDENVAIADQAKTYHSLVESGKVRHIALSNYSPERIREWFEYATANNLTLPAAIQPQYNLVHRSDFEKSYLPLAREYGAATFPYFALASGFLSGTYRTPADLEGRNRQGFVEGYATPEGFAVVDALVELAEKRNVEPSTVALAWQLAKGVTAPIASVSTPAQLPALLAIADVKLSDAEVAALDEASKSFA, via the coding sequence ATGTCTCTTCCAGCACTTTCCGTTCCTCTCGTTCTCGGTGGCAACACCTTTGGTTGGACTTCCGACCAAGAAACCTCTTTTGCAGTACTCGATGCATTCGTTGCAGCGGGTGGTACTTACATTGATACTGCTGACCTTTACGCATCATGGGCGGGCGATGGAACTGGTGGTGATTCAGAAAAGGTTTTAGGTGAGTGGTTTAAGGCTCGCGGAAACCGTGACAAAGTTGTGCTTGCTACCAAGATGGGTGGCCTAGCTCCTTACAACAACCAGCAGCATGACACCGTTGTTGCTGCGCTAGAAGAATCCCTCAAGCGTCTGCAGACTGACTACATCGACATTTACTACAGCCACTACGATGATGAAAATGTTGCCATCGCAGATCAGGCAAAGACCTACCACTCGCTAGTGGAGTCCGGAAAGGTGCGCCACATTGCACTTTCCAATTACTCTCCAGAGCGCATCCGCGAATGGTTTGAATACGCTACTGCCAACAACTTGACTCTGCCAGCCGCAATCCAGCCACAGTACAACCTTGTGCACCGCAGTGATTTTGAGAAATCCTACCTGCCACTTGCTCGCGAATATGGCGCTGCAACCTTCCCATACTTTGCACTAGCATCCGGTTTCCTCAGTGGTACCTACCGCACTCCTGCGGATCTGGAAGGTCGAAACCGCCAGGGATTTGTCGAAGGCTATGCAACCCCAGAAGGTTTTGCCGTTGTTGATGCTCTGGTTGAGCTTGCAGAAAAACGAAATGTTGAACCATCAACCGTCGCACTGGCATGGCAGCTAGCCAAGGGTGTTACCGCACCGATCGCTTCCGTATCTACGCCTGCGCAGCTTCCAGCACTGCTTGCTATCGCTGACGTGAAGCTTAGCGACGCCGAGGTAGCAGCGCTCGACGAAGCTTCAAAGTCTTTCGCTTAA
- a CDS encoding MarR family winged helix-turn-helix transcriptional regulator, whose amino-acid sequence MNSNESPQWLNPTEMDAWLSLWSILEWLPDRLDNQIRKDSGLSLAEYSALSQISATPDATMRLSELAKVANMKLPHLSRVMTRMEDAGWVRRFPDPSNGRFTLAQLTDTGIEKVKEAAPGHVAAVRHYVFDNLTPDQTIALGEVAQLISTAVNAPHLHH is encoded by the coding sequence ATGAATTCAAATGAATCCCCACAGTGGCTCAACCCAACCGAAATGGATGCATGGCTTTCCCTCTGGTCCATCCTCGAATGGCTCCCCGACCGCCTGGATAATCAAATACGAAAAGATTCAGGACTGTCACTGGCTGAATACAGCGCACTTTCGCAAATTTCCGCAACCCCCGACGCCACCATGCGTCTTAGCGAATTAGCCAAAGTTGCCAACATGAAACTCCCCCATTTATCCCGAGTTATGACCCGCATGGAAGACGCTGGTTGGGTGCGCAGGTTCCCCGACCCCAGCAATGGTCGGTTCACATTAGCGCAGCTCACCGATACCGGCATCGAGAAAGTCAAAGAGGCTGCCCCCGGACACGTTGCAGCCGTTCGACACTATGTTTTTGACAATCTCACCCCAGATCAAACAATTGCATTAGGTGAAGTAGCTCAACTAATTTCCACGGCAGTCAATGCCCCACACCTTCACCATTAA
- the adhP gene encoding alcohol dehydrogenase AdhP: MTTAAPQEFTAAVVEKFGHEVTVKDIDLPKPGPNQALVKVLTSGICHTDLHALEGDWPVKPEPPFVPGHEGVGEVVELGPGEHDVKVGDIVGNAWLWSACGTCEYCITGRETQCNEAEYGGYTQNGSFGQYMLVDTRYAARIPDGVDYLEAAPILCAGVTVYKALKVSDTRPGQFMVISGVGGLGHIAVQYAVAMGMRVIAVDIADDKLELARKHGAEFTVNARNEDPGEAVQKFTDGGAHGVLVTAVHEAAFGQALDMARRAGTIVFNGLPPGEFPASVFNIVFKGLTIRGSLVGTRQDMAEALDFFARGLVKPTVSECSLDDVNDVLDRMRNGKIDGRVAIRY, translated from the coding sequence ATGACCACTGCTGCACCCCAAGAATTTACCGCTGCTGTTGTTGAAAAGTTTGGTCATGAAGTGACCGTGAAGGATATTGACCTGCCAAAGCCAGGACCAAACCAGGCATTGGTGAAGGTGCTCACCTCTGGCATCTGCCACACCGACCTCCATGCGCTGGAGGGAGATTGGCCAGTCAAGCCAGAACCACCATTCGTCCCAGGACATGAAGGTGTGGGTGAAGTAGTTGAGCTCGGACCAGGTGAACATGATGTGAAGGTCGGCGATATTGTCGGCAATGCATGGCTCTGGTCAGCATGTGGCACCTGTGAATACTGCATCACCGGCAGGGAAACTCAGTGTAATGAAGCTGAGTATGGTGGCTACACCCAAAATGGATCCTTCGGCCAGTACATGCTGGTGGATACAAGGTACGCCGCTCGCATCCCAGACGGCGTGGACTACCTCGAAGCAGCGCCAATTCTGTGTGCAGGTGTCACTGTGTATAAGGCACTCAAAGTCTCAGATACTCGCCCCGGCCAATTCATGGTGATTTCCGGTGTGGGTGGACTTGGCCACATCGCCGTCCAATACGCGGTGGCGATGGGCATGCGTGTCATTGCGGTAGATATTGCCGATGACAAACTGGAGCTTGCGCGCAAGCACGGAGCGGAATTTACCGTGAATGCGCGCAATGAAGATCCAGGTGAAGCTGTACAGAAGTTCACTGATGGTGGCGCTCATGGTGTGCTGGTGACTGCAGTGCACGAGGCTGCATTCGGCCAGGCGTTGGATATGGCCCGTCGAGCAGGAACCATCGTGTTCAACGGTCTGCCACCAGGAGAATTCCCAGCATCCGTGTTCAACATTGTGTTCAAGGGGCTGACCATCCGTGGCTCCCTCGTGGGTACTCGTCAGGATATGGCGGAAGCGCTCGATTTCTTTGCTCGTGGACTGGTGAAGCCAACCGTGAGTGAATGTTCACTTGATGATGTCAACGATGTTTTGGATCGCATGCGAAACGGCAAGATTGATGGCCGTGTGGCGATTCGCTACTAG
- a CDS encoding choice-of-anchor G family protein: MKLKKTTSALSRSMRIGIATITSTALLGGVLVAVPAHPLLPITAIANAQETSAPIATASGQVLDLALLEDRVDPADKAQFLSALEAIRANAEFPDEPTDSADIDLTLLEGIDLQIGGLNIPLLTLLNVEGNLGALGANAATPAGNKASASAGVLNDDGSIDLGQHGSNSGVDTVLDLTDILGNGDVDAITNGIIDELSLRIGAVSASAERNGDEVTSEYALSNVDLTLDSPLVGELVETLVGEDAANPGLGIRIDTLVDELAGNASVLSDVTGLLNGVLGLLGSANGVDVELSTNIQGALRPLLAGTLESNAVSIDLASGEIRVNLEALGGTSAVEPNTNLLNAAAVEQIENEIQTLLNQLLDNVRTAVEEGILATSVKVDLSVVALVLPLADVTLEGTLGEFLDGTAEIDVTLLGSINLGSLTDALNSVLGTVGTTLEGAIDGVVDPVLNNILDNVVSGTVAPLVGGLGDLLSDADILRITLNDQPNPQVAGSLVRDNAARPNQATGPITNPDEQFTVSALRINVLDGLVDLPLARATVNADASWTGIVDPTIAPIADQNIDLGNPIADVTPQATPDSAVISTSALPKGVTFENGVISGTPEEAGIFPITVTATNTGRTATTEFTITVTDNSTPVVAPTIEDIDDQSIELGNPITTVNTEVTPDTAVVTAEGLPNGVTIVGGVISGTPTTAGNYNVTVTATNDGLTANTSFTIEVRDTSNPIPAPTIDPIDDAEGTEEEPIDPIEVVVTPDDADVDVEGLPDGVDYDPSTGEITGTPEKGTEGSYTVTVTATNNGGTTTETFIFVVKAGDDDDDNGDGGDNGSTGSSDGTSNGSSDFLQQCLNSPAAGVAGLLIALGTVGAIAGPALEPLMKSIGAELDRQLRSLINATGGANQPEWVRNINRGLNDAANAVDHQMVSQALFATAALALISTPVLCGMDNSSSSSS; encoded by the coding sequence GTGAAACTCAAGAAGACAACATCTGCGCTAAGTCGCAGCATGCGCATTGGTATTGCAACAATTACCAGCACCGCATTACTTGGTGGCGTACTCGTGGCAGTTCCTGCCCACCCACTTTTACCAATTACCGCAATCGCTAATGCTCAAGAAACATCTGCTCCGATTGCTACCGCAAGTGGTCAGGTTCTTGACCTTGCGCTTTTGGAAGATCGCGTAGATCCAGCCGATAAGGCACAGTTCCTCTCCGCCTTGGAAGCTATTCGCGCAAACGCGGAATTCCCAGATGAGCCCACTGACTCCGCTGATATTGATCTCACCCTGCTGGAAGGCATTGATCTTCAAATCGGCGGCCTAAACATTCCGCTACTTACCCTGCTTAACGTTGAAGGAAACCTCGGCGCTCTGGGTGCAAACGCTGCAACTCCTGCTGGAAATAAGGCTTCTGCATCTGCCGGTGTGCTTAACGACGATGGCTCCATTGACCTAGGCCAACACGGCAGCAACTCTGGTGTAGACACTGTTCTAGACCTCACCGACATTCTTGGTAACGGGGATGTTGACGCGATCACCAACGGCATTATTGATGAGCTTTCACTCCGCATCGGTGCAGTCAGTGCTTCCGCTGAGCGCAATGGTGATGAGGTTACCTCTGAGTACGCGCTTTCCAACGTGGATCTGACTCTAGATAGCCCACTTGTTGGGGAACTAGTGGAGACTCTTGTTGGTGAGGACGCTGCTAACCCAGGCCTTGGTATCCGGATCGATACGCTGGTGGATGAACTTGCAGGCAACGCCAGTGTCTTGTCAGACGTTACCGGCCTTCTAAACGGGGTTCTTGGGCTTCTAGGAAGCGCAAACGGCGTGGATGTTGAGCTCAGCACCAATATTCAGGGTGCACTGAGGCCTTTGCTTGCTGGAACTTTGGAGTCCAACGCAGTTTCCATTGACTTGGCATCCGGCGAGATCCGCGTCAACCTTGAAGCACTTGGTGGTACCTCGGCAGTTGAACCGAACACCAACCTTCTCAATGCAGCTGCTGTTGAGCAGATTGAGAATGAGATCCAGACTCTTCTGAACCAGCTTCTCGACAATGTTCGCACAGCTGTTGAAGAAGGCATCCTGGCTACTTCAGTCAAGGTTGATCTCAGCGTTGTTGCACTTGTTCTCCCATTGGCAGATGTAACGCTGGAAGGCACACTAGGTGAATTCCTCGATGGAACTGCAGAAATTGATGTGACCCTGTTGGGCTCCATCAACCTGGGTTCGCTGACCGACGCATTGAATAGTGTCCTAGGAACTGTTGGCACTACTCTCGAGGGTGCTATCGATGGCGTTGTTGACCCAGTCCTCAATAACATTCTGGACAATGTAGTTAGCGGAACTGTAGCTCCACTAGTTGGCGGACTCGGTGATCTGCTATCCGACGCTGATATCCTGCGCATTACGCTTAATGATCAGCCAAACCCACAGGTTGCTGGATCCCTCGTGCGTGACAATGCTGCACGTCCAAACCAGGCGACTGGCCCGATCACCAACCCAGATGAGCAGTTCACCGTATCTGCACTGCGCATCAACGTCCTTGATGGTCTAGTTGATCTGCCACTAGCGCGAGCAACCGTGAATGCTGATGCATCCTGGACTGGAATTGTTGATCCAACGATCGCTCCTATCGCTGATCAAAACATTGATCTTGGTAACCCGATTGCAGATGTCACTCCACAAGCAACCCCGGACTCTGCTGTGATCTCAACGAGCGCTCTTCCTAAGGGCGTTACGTTTGAAAACGGTGTTATTTCTGGCACTCCAGAAGAAGCAGGAATCTTCCCAATTACGGTGACTGCAACCAACACTGGTCGTACCGCTACCACCGAATTCACTATCACGGTCACTGACAATTCCACTCCTGTAGTTGCACCAACTATCGAAGACATCGATGATCAGTCCATCGAGCTTGGTAACCCAATTACAACTGTTAACACTGAAGTCACTCCAGATACTGCTGTAGTAACTGCAGAGGGACTCCCCAACGGTGTAACCATTGTTGGCGGTGTTATTTCTGGTACACCAACCACCGCTGGAAATTACAACGTAACCGTTACTGCCACCAACGATGGACTAACTGCCAACACAAGCTTCACCATTGAAGTTCGTGATACCAGCAACCCAATCCCAGCACCAACCATCGATCCAATCGATGATGCTGAAGGAACTGAAGAGGAGCCAATCGATCCAATCGAGGTTGTTGTCACTCCTGACGACGCTGATGTTGATGTCGAAGGCCTCCCAGATGGCGTTGATTACGATCCATCCACCGGCGAAATCACTGGTACCCCAGAAAAGGGCACCGAGGGCAGCTACACCGTTACCGTAACCGCTACCAATAATGGTGGAACCACCACTGAAACCTTCATCTTCGTGGTCAAGGCTGGCGATGATGACGATGACAACGGCGACGGTGGCGACAATGGTTCCACTGGAAGTTCCGATGGCACCTCCAACGGATCCTCTGACTTCCTGCAGCAGTGCCTCAACTCCCCAGCTGCTGGTGTGGCTGGTCTGCTGATCGCACTGGGAACTGTTGGTGCAATTGCTGGTCCTGCTCTTGAGCCACTGATGAAGTCCATCGGTGCAGAGCTTGACCGTCAGCTGCGCAGCCTGATCAACGCTACCGGTGGAGCGAACCAGCCTGAATGGGTTCGCAACATCAACCGCGGTCTGAACGATGCTGCTAACGCAGTTGATCACCAGATGGTCTCCCAGGCGCTGTTCGCAACTGCAGCTCTTGCTCTGATCTCCACTCCAGTTCTTTGCGGAATGGACAACTCGAGCTCTAGCTCCAGCTAG
- a CDS encoding sulfite exporter TauE/SafE family protein, producing MQTLIFIAIAGIAAQLVDGGLGMGFGVTSTTILIMLAGLGPAQASAVVHTAEVGTTLVSGLSHWKFGNVDWKVVVRLGIPGAIGAFAGATFLSNISTEAAAPITSLILALIGMNLVWRFSKGRIRRDYSDRPHSRSFLGGLGIVGGFVDASGGGGWGPVTTSTLLSLGRTEPRKVVGTVNTAEFLVSLAATLGFVVGLWEDLVANLASVVALLIGGAIAAPIGAWMISRINATVLGGFVGTLIVTLNLPKVLSVVGLDFIPTGLVQVTVLLIGLPLTYLGYRRYRKNLLKESVSSDIVSEPEGQKIKSS from the coding sequence ATGCAGACATTGATCTTTATCGCCATTGCTGGCATTGCAGCGCAGCTTGTTGATGGCGGCCTCGGCATGGGGTTCGGCGTCACATCAACCACCATCCTCATCATGCTCGCAGGTTTAGGCCCTGCGCAGGCATCCGCAGTTGTGCACACCGCAGAGGTTGGAACCACCTTAGTTTCTGGTTTAAGCCACTGGAAATTTGGCAACGTGGACTGGAAAGTAGTTGTCCGTCTCGGTATCCCCGGCGCCATCGGTGCATTTGCTGGTGCCACATTCCTATCCAATATTTCCACCGAAGCAGCAGCACCGATCACATCGTTGATCCTTGCGCTGATCGGTATGAACTTGGTGTGGCGATTTAGCAAAGGCCGAATCCGCCGTGACTATTCCGATCGCCCGCACAGCAGAAGCTTCCTCGGAGGCTTAGGAATTGTTGGTGGTTTCGTTGATGCTTCCGGTGGTGGCGGATGGGGTCCAGTGACTACCTCCACGCTGCTTTCCTTGGGGCGCACTGAGCCACGCAAAGTAGTCGGTACTGTTAACACCGCAGAGTTTCTAGTATCGCTGGCGGCAACTTTAGGGTTCGTCGTGGGGCTGTGGGAAGACCTCGTAGCCAACTTGGCCTCGGTTGTAGCGCTGCTTATTGGTGGTGCGATTGCAGCACCAATTGGTGCATGGATGATTTCCCGCATTAACGCGACAGTCCTCGGCGGTTTCGTGGGCACGTTGATTGTTACGCTGAACCTGCCCAAGGTCTTGAGCGTGGTCGGCCTTGATTTCATCCCGACTGGCCTGGTCCAAGTCACAGTCCTGCTCATTGGTCTGCCACTGACCTACCTCGGCTACCGTCGATACCGCAAAAACCTTCTCAAAGAATCAGTTTCCAGCGATATCGTCTCTGAACCCGAAGGGCAAAAGATTAAAAGCTCTTAA
- a CDS encoding sirohydrochlorin chelatase, with protein sequence MIPLITLSHGSRKKSAAAGITALTLEAGRMLDTPAVEAHLELAEPSLDQVVAKLSAEGVTRAALVPLLFSNAYHAKIDVPEAVKDASEKYGVELLVGPHLGTGSDVAGVLAARLRADAPAGAHVILYSVGSSHVSANESVIDLAHTISLLTGYSIEVVPATGGPGAGGAGVIEVASKHKAVHILPLFVTEGLLLDRVIDQSANIAAATGTNFTYSEPLTTDLAPLVAARYHAALSALLAQI encoded by the coding sequence ATGATTCCCCTGATTACGCTTTCCCACGGCTCCCGCAAAAAGTCCGCAGCCGCAGGTATCACTGCGCTGACACTTGAAGCCGGACGAATGCTGGATACACCAGCCGTGGAAGCGCATCTAGAGCTCGCCGAACCTTCCCTTGATCAGGTTGTAGCGAAGCTCAGCGCGGAAGGCGTAACCAGGGCAGCGTTGGTTCCTTTGCTGTTCAGCAATGCGTATCACGCAAAGATTGACGTTCCTGAGGCAGTAAAAGATGCTTCAGAAAAGTACGGTGTGGAGCTTCTGGTTGGTCCGCATTTGGGTACTGGTTCTGATGTGGCTGGCGTGCTGGCCGCGCGGTTGCGTGCGGACGCTCCCGCAGGTGCCCACGTGATTTTGTATTCGGTTGGCAGTTCACACGTATCCGCCAACGAATCGGTTATCGATCTCGCCCACACCATTTCCCTCCTCACCGGCTACTCGATTGAGGTGGTGCCCGCTACCGGCGGGCCAGGGGCAGGCGGCGCGGGAGTAATAGAGGTGGCCTCCAAACATAAGGCCGTCCACATCCTGCCGCTGTTTGTCACTGAAGGCTTGCTGCTCGATCGGGTTATTGATCAATCCGCCAACATTGCAGCTGCCACCGGCACAAACTTCACCTATTCCGAACCCCTAACCACTGACCTCGCACCACTTGTTGCAGCCCGTTACCACGCTGCATTGAGCGCACTGCTGGCACAAATCTAA
- a CDS encoding GTP-binding protein: protein MTAPTLNKASEKIAARETLRLCTAGSVDDGKSTFVGRLLHDTKSVLADQLASVERTSADRGFEGLDLSLLVDGLRAEREQGITIDVAYRYFATDKRTFILADTPGHVQYTRNTVTGVSTSQVVVLLVDARHGVVEQTRRHLSVAALLGVRTVILAVNKIDLVDYSEEVFRGIEKEFVGLATALDVNDTHVVPISALKGDNVAETSTNMDWYTGPTVLEILENVEVSHGRAHDLGFRFPIQYVIREHASDYRGYAGTINAGSVSVGDTVYLPEGRTTEVTHIDSADGPLQTAAVGDAVVLRLAHEIDLIRGELIAGEDRPESVRSFNATVVGLADRTIKPGAAVKVRYGTQLVRGRVAAIERVLDIDGVNDNEAPETYGLNDIAHVRIDVAGELEVEDYAARGAIGSFLLIDQSSGDTLAAGLVGHRLRNNWSI from the coding sequence ATGACTGCTCCAACTTTAAACAAAGCATCTGAAAAGATCGCAGCACGCGAAACCCTACGTCTGTGCACCGCAGGCTCTGTCGATGACGGAAAGTCCACCTTCGTTGGCCGTTTGCTGCACGACACCAAGTCAGTTCTTGCTGATCAGCTAGCTTCGGTCGAGCGCACCTCCGCTGACCGTGGCTTCGAAGGCCTAGACCTTTCCTTACTTGTCGATGGCCTGCGCGCCGAGCGCGAACAGGGCATCACCATCGACGTTGCCTACCGCTACTTCGCCACCGATAAGCGCACCTTCATCCTGGCTGATACCCCAGGTCACGTGCAGTACACCCGCAACACCGTCACCGGTGTGTCCACCTCGCAGGTTGTAGTTTTGCTTGTCGACGCCCGCCACGGCGTTGTCGAGCAAACCCGCCGCCACCTGTCTGTTGCGGCACTTCTTGGTGTGCGCACCGTGATCTTGGCAGTCAACAAGATTGACCTTGTTGATTACAGCGAAGAAGTCTTCCGCGGCATCGAGAAGGAATTCGTCGGCCTGGCAACCGCTTTAGATGTCAACGACACCCACGTTGTCCCAATCTCTGCACTTAAAGGCGACAACGTTGCAGAAACCTCCACCAACATGGATTGGTACACCGGCCCAACAGTGCTGGAAATCCTAGAAAACGTTGAGGTTTCCCATGGCCGTGCACATGATCTTGGCTTCCGTTTCCCAATCCAATACGTGATCCGCGAGCACGCCTCTGACTACCGTGGTTACGCTGGAACCATCAACGCTGGATCTGTGTCTGTCGGTGACACCGTGTACCTTCCAGAAGGACGCACCACCGAGGTCACCCACATTGATTCTGCTGATGGTCCTTTGCAAACCGCAGCTGTCGGAGACGCTGTCGTACTGCGTCTAGCTCATGAAATCGATCTGATCCGCGGTGAACTGATTGCAGGCGAAGATCGCCCAGAATCCGTTCGCTCCTTCAACGCCACCGTTGTTGGTCTTGCAGATCGCACCATCAAACCAGGTGCAGCAGTCAAGGTTCGCTACGGCACCCAGCTGGTCCGCGGACGCGTTGCAGCCATTGAGCGTGTCTTGGACATCGACGGCGTCAACGACAACGAAGCACCAGAAACCTATGGCCTCAACGACATCGCGCACGTGCGCATCGATGTTGCAGGTGAATTGGAAGTAGAAGATTACGCTGCTCGCGGCGCAATTGGCTCCTTCCTTCTTATCGATCAATCCTCCGGCGACACCCTCGCTGCCGGTTTGGTTGGCCACCGCCTGCGCAACAACTGGTCAATCTAG